The sequence CAAGAGATTGACGACTTGAACAGTGCTGCCGCAGTACTCAACTGGGATCAGAGTACCTACATGCCGCCGGGTGGCGCAGCCGCCCGTGCCCGTCAGCTCGCTACGCTTTCGCGACTGGCTCACCAAAAGAGCACTGATCCCGATCTAGGCAAGCTGCTGGCAGAACTGATGCCCTATGCCGAAACACTACCGTATGAGCATCCCAATGCAGCATTGATCCGGGTGGCCCATCGTAACTACGAACGGATGACGCGCATACCAGCCGATCTAGTGAGCGAGATCGCTGCTCATACAGCCGCGAGTTATCACGCCTGGACCAAAGCACGGCCGGAGAATGACTTTGCGACGATGCTGCCCTACCTCGAACGCACCCTTGAGCTGAGCCGACGGGTAGCTGATTGCTTCCCTGGCTATGATCATCCGGCCGATCCATTGATTGACTTCAGCGATTACGGGATGCGCGCAGCGGTGATCCGTGAGCTGTTTGCCCGCTTGCGTGCTGAACTTACTCCGCTCATTCGAGCCATTGTGGCCCAACCGCCGATTGACGATTCGTGTCTGCGTCAGTATTACCCGCGCAACGACCAACTGGCCTTCGGCGAGCACATCATTCAACGCTTTGGCTACGATTTTGAACGCGGCCGGCAAGACCTGACGCACCACCCCTTTATGACGAAGTTTTCGGTTGGCGATGTGCGGATTACGACCCGCATCAACGAACACGACCTAGGTGATGGTCTGTTTAGCACACTACACGAATCAGGCCATGCCATGTACGAACAGGGGATCGATCCCGCATTCGAGGCAACACCACTCTGCACAGGGGTTTCAGCCGGCGTCCACGAGAGTCAGTCGCGGCTCTGGGAAAATCTGATTGGGCGTTCACGACCATTCTGGGAGTATTTCTATCCTGAACTACAACAAACATTTCCGCAACAGTTGGGTCAGGTGCCACTCGATACCTTCTATCGCGCGATTAATCGGGTGCAACCGTCACTCATCCGTACTGACGCCGATGAGGTCACTTACAACCTGCACGTGATGATTCGGTTTGATCTGGAACTGGCGTTACTTGAGGGTAGTCTGAAGATACGTGACCTGCCAGAGGCGTGGAATGCGCGCTACGCCGAAGATTTGGGGGTAACGGTACCGGACTACCGCGACGGCGTGCTACAAGATGTTCACTGGTTCGGTGGGTTGATCGGCGGTGCATTCCAGGGTTATACGTTAGGCAACATCCTCAGTGCGCAATTCCTGGCTGCTGCTCGAGCAGCACATCCGACGATTGATGAGGAGATCAGGCAGGGCGAATTTACGACATTGCACGGCTGGCTGCGCGAGAACATTTATCGTTATGGCAGCATCTTCACGCCGAACGAACTGATCGAGCGCGCATCAGGTAGCCCGCTGCGGATCGAGCCGTATATGACGTACCTGCGTGAGAAGTACTCAGCAATCTATAACTTGTAGTCAGACAATCAGGTCAATCGGGGGCGACTATCTAGGCCGCCCCTGTGTCGCTGCATCCTATCGCCTCATTCCCCGATCTGCGTTCGTCCCATAGCGCTCAACAGGGATCACGACTCGGCGGCGGGCTGTCATCGTCAGGTTCAGCTTCATGAAGCGAAGAAAGCTGAACAGCGTCCATAATTAATGCCAGCGCTTGCTCGCGTGAGCGAGTGAGCATCTCGAGTTCAGTTAAGAGGAGAGAGAGGCGACGATAATCACGGCGAATGGCCTGTTCATCGGCAGAGGAGAGACCAGGACGTACCGTTGTGAGCCATTCGTCAAACGACGAGCGCTGAATAAGGAGTTCAGGCGAACCAAACTGACTGAGTCGAAGCCACAGTGTTGCCGCACTATTAGTTAGTAAACGAAGGCTATCAATAGTCATATTGTCGGTGATACCATAACCTATCCAACCCTTTTCCATGGGTATAAGGCACCCTCTGCATGGTAATTGGTCATTCATTCTCTATGGATCGGTCGTGAGATTGAGTTTCACCTCTGGTATAATCTAAAAGAGGAATAATGGTAGGACATTATGCGTGAACCAATCTCAATCCAGGCAACTGACACCACAACCGCCGTTCCCAAGCCGACTGAACCGCCCCGCTTCCGTCCGCGTGAGCGTTTCTTGCGCGTTTCATCATTTTTTCTCGGCGTCGTCATCCACATTTACATCTGGGATATTTTTCTCGCCCGCTTCGCCATCTTTCGCTGGTATGTCCAGCGCACCATGCTCCGCCGCTGGGTGAACATTGCTCGTCGGTTCCGCATGATGGCTGTTGAATTGGGCGGGATGCAGATTAAGCTCGGTCAGTTTCTTTCCTCGCGTGCCGACATTATCCCTGAAGTGGTACGCCGTGAATTAACCGGCCTACAAGACGAGGTTCCACCAGCACCTGCCGGCCATGTGCTGGAGGTCATTCTTGAAGAACTCGGCGCACCACCTAGTGAAATCTTTCGCAGCTTCGAGACCGAATGTGTCGCAGCGGCGTCGCTCGGTCAGGTGCACTACGCTGTGTTGCACGATGGCCGTGAAGTTGCGGTCAAAGTGCAACGACCCTGGATCGACAAGATCATTGAAGTCGACCTCAGTGCGGTGACGTGGGTGGTGCGGCTGATCAAGAATTATCCGCCCATCCGCCGACGCGCTGATTTAGAAGCCCTCTTAGCCGAGTTCGCCCGTGTCTTGGTGCAGGAACTAGATTATGTGCAGGAAGCTCGCTCGGCAGCTACCTTCCGACAGAACTTCGCTAACCATCCGGGGATCTACATCCCTGAGCCGATCTTCGAGTTGACCACCCGCCGCGTGCTGGTTATGGAACGGATCAGTGGCGTGAAGATCACCGATCTGCACACCCTTGATCAGTTGGGGGTCAGTCGGCTCGAACTGGCTGCCCGTCTCAACAACTGCTATCTCAAGCAATTCTTCATCGATGGCTTCTTCCACGCCGATCCGCATCCGGGGAATCTCTTTGTGCGCGTCGAAACTAGTCTGGCGCCTAGGAAACCGACTGCGCCGCCAGTACCGACCAGCAACAACGGGTATCACGCCATCGAGGCTGAATTGCCAATCGACACTGCACCACCCGAAGTACCATCAGGTACTCCCTTTACACTAATCTTTGTTGATTTCGGGATGGTAGGCCGGTTACCGCCACAAACGATGGAGGTAATGCGGCAGGGTGTACTGGGGCTTGCGACGAACGATGCGGATCGGATTCTGAATGCGCTCGAACAGCTCAATATGATCTTGCCCGGCGCTGATCGTCGTGCTATCAAGAGCGCTATCGAAACAATGCTGCGCTATTCGTTCAACCGTACCGTGCGCGAGCTGACGAATCTTGATGTTGAGGCCATTATGGCTGAAACCAAAGACCTGATCTACGACCTACCATTCCAGATTCCGCAAGACTTGCTCTATCTGGGGCGGGCGTTGAGTATGGTCGCCGGTCTGGCAACCGAAATCTACCCTGACATCAATCTGTTTGAAGAGTTACGTCCCTTCGCACGTGCGATGTTGGCGCAAGAGCAGCGCAACGGCAACTGGCTCGAGAAGTTCCAACAAGAGATCACCGAGCTGGGCCAGATTCTCTTGGCTCTACCTCGTCAGATGGATGCCTACTACCGGGCGGCGAATCGGGGTGAACTGCAAACCCGTTCCGATTTAAGTCGCCTCGAACGGAGCATGAAACGAGTCGAGCGGGCTACCGACCGTCTGATGGGTGGTATGCTGGCGACTGGTCTGTTCCTCGGTGGGGTGCAGCTCCGTACACGCGGGTTAGAACGCGAAGCGAAGCGAGCCTGGTGGGCAGCCGCGGCGGCGATTCTATGGGCGCTTTGGCCGCGAAACGATCGCTGGTAGGCCGCCTGGCATGATGAAACACCCTGTCTCACGTAACGGTGCACGGCGAGTTATTGCACACCCGTATCCACCAACCTCGTAGGGATGGTTCACGAATCGTCGCTACAGATGGCGATCACAGCACCAGGCTGTCCACACCATCGGGTTCTACCCGGCGATAACGCACCCTACCTGTCGGGGTTCACTCGTAGGTTGAGGCGTTATTTACCTACAACCAGTTTCATCCGGTGCACTGGAATGAAGAGCCTATCCTCATACAGGCCCTGACCTTCCCCTCTACCTCTTACTCCGTCTCTTCAGGTCTGGTAAGATGGTATACAGGAGATCAGTACAAGACACCTTTGACTCCTGGCTACCGTTACGACAACGGTAACACGGTGAAGAGATACGGTAACCTTGTATGAACACTCAAGCCCATTTTCCACCCAATTTCCTCTGGGGTGCAGCGACCGCTGCCTATCAGATTGAAGGCGCATGGAACGAAGACGGTAAGGGTGAAAGCATCTGGGATCGCTTCGTGCGACGGCCCGGCGCGATTGCGAATGGCGATACCGGCGATGTCGCTTGTGATCATTACCATCGCTACAAAGAAGATCTCGATCATATGGCGGCATTGGGTCTCAAGGCCTACCGCTTTAGCATCTCGTGGCCGCGCATCTTTCCTACCGGCGCCGGACAACCCAATCAACGCGGCCTCGACTTCTACCGACGACTGATCGATGGTCTACACCAGCGCAACATTCTGCCGGTCGTAACCCTCTATCACTGGGACCTCCCACAGGCGCTCGAAGATCGTGGTGGCTGGACGCGGCGCGACACCGCGTTGCGCTTCGCCGAATACGCCGACTACCTGTTTCGCACGATTGGCGGCGACGTTGCATTATGGGCCACCCACAACGAGCCGTTCATTCAGGCATTTTACGGCTACGGCAATGGCGAAAATGCCCCGGGAAAACGGGTCCCCTGGAAGGTCCTAGCCGTCGTGCATCATCTGCTGTTATCGCACGGATTGGCTGTAAGTGCCTTTCGTGCTGTCCGTCCTCGTCCGGCACGGAGCGATATGCCGTCACCTCAGATTGGCATCGTGTTGATGATATGGCCACAATATCCGGCTAGTGATCGACCTGCCGACCACAAAGCGGCCCAACGAGTCGATGGCATCATGAACCGTCTCTTTCTCGAGCCACTGTTTTGTCGCCGCTACCCCGCCGACATCGTCGAACACTTCGCTCGTCGGTTTGTTTTTGTCCCGATCCGACCTGGTGATCTTGAGATTATCAGTCAGCCAATTGATTTTCTCGGTATCAATACCTACACCCGCCTATTCAATGCGATGGACTGGCGCGAGCCGTTTGTGATGGCGAAACAGGTACCGGGGCCGTTACCGAAAACCGCAATGGGTTGGGAGATTTACCCTGATTGTATCATCGAGGCATTGCAAAAAGCCCGTCAATACACTTCCTTACCGCTGTACATCACCGAGAACGGTGCTGCCTTCGACGACCCGGCACCATCGGCAACGGATCAGGTCGTCGAAGACCCGCAACGGGTAGCGTATTTGCAGGCGCACATCGAAGTATGTCGGCGTGCGCTGGCTCTTGGCATTGATCTGCGTGGCTACTTCGTTTGGAGCCTGCTCGACAATTTTGAGTGGGCGAAGGGTTACAGTAAACGCTTTGGCATCATCTACACCGACTACGCAACGCAGCGGCGAGTGTGGAAACGCAGTGCATACGTCTACCGCGATATTATTGCGCGCAACGGATTGTAGTCAGCGATGATTTCTCGCGCCGGTATGAACGCAGCACAGCGCTACCTGCTGACCGTAGGGATGCTTACCATCGGTTTGACGGTAGGCTGGCTATTTGCCACCATCGCCTATGCCGATCTCGGCTATGCCAGTTACCGGCTACACGTGCCGTTATTCGGCGATCTGGCGTTGATCGGTCTGCTCAATAGCGTAGCAGTGCTGGCCGGCGGGTTGACCGGCCCCCTGGCCTGGCAGGCAGTACGACATCTTGGAGCGCGACCGGCGCTGATGATCGGTTGTCTGTTACACAGTCTGGCGCTGCTGACCTTAAGCCTGGCGCCTGCTGCCGATAGATTATCGCCGCTTACCGCGTGGCTCCTGTTGGCCGGTGTGGCACTGAGCGGACCGGCCAGCGTGATGTTTAATCTGGCCGGCCCACCGCTAATGATGCAACTAAGTGGTGCCGCCGGGCCTGATCGCCTCTTTGCCCGCAGTGCGGCACTGATGTTGATCATCAACGGCGCCGGAAGTTTGCTCAGTGGTCAGTTGACAACGGTATGGCTCTGGCTATTCGGCGACAGCGCACCGATACCCCCTTATCAGCTCAATGCGCTATCAAGTGCGCTAGTCGTGATTCTAGCCACTCTGCCACTGGTGGGATTGCGGGTGCAGCCCTTACCGACGGCTACCGTTGTTGCCGGGAACAGATCGTTCAACGACTTCTGGCGCGCAATTCGTCAGGGCCTGGTCTTTGTACCGGGACCACTGCTGATTTCGCTTGGCGCTGCGCTCTTCATCCCCTATCTCAGTCTCTTCTTCCGCCAACGCTTTGCTGCACCCGATACCATCATCGGCCTACTGCTGGCCTTGATCAGCGTGACTACCGGCCTGGCAACGCTACCCGTTCCCCACCTGGCCGCCCGCATCGGCAGACTCCCGGCAGTAGTCCTCACACAGGCGCTGGCGATCCCGTGTCTGGTCGCACTCGCCTTTGCTCCGAGCTTACCCCTGGCCGCCCTGATAGCCATTGTGCGCGGAATGCTGATGAATATGGCGACACCGTTGTTTGAAGCAGAAGCTCTGGCACAGGCCTCACCTACTCATCATGCAACGGTAACCGGCATGATCCGGGCTGCTGCATCGGTAGGCTACATCGCCGGCCCAACCCTCAGCGCCGAATTGCAGAGGACGGTTGGTTTTACCGCAATTTTTCTGATTGCCGCGCTGTGCTATACCGCAGCAGTACTGGTGAATGCCACGATCGTCGTGTGGCGAAGGGGTATGAGCACAAGTTATAGTCACTTTCAGAAATGAACTAAGGGTTAGGATTGCCGATGATTTAGACGGTATAACGAACCATCATGGCTACAGTTAGTAGGAGAGAATGATAATGAATGTTCCCTGGAAATCAATCGTCTGGAGTCAATTTGGCGCCGCAATTGATACACTTGAGGATATGATCCGGACCTGTCCCGATGAGCTTTGGCGCGGAAGACTTTGGGAAACTTCATTAACACGACCTGAGTATGCCGAGTTATGGTACCGCGTCTATCACGCTTTATTCTGGCTCGATCTCTATCTAACAGGCGCAGAGGAAGGTTTTGCCCCTCCAGCGCCTTTCAAACTGATCGAAATGGAAGACGATGATCTTCCCGAAAGAGTGTATACCAAAGATGAACTTCAAGCGTATCTCGAGTATGGGCGAAAGAGATGCCAGACAACGATTGAAGCTCTAACCGATGAGACAGCACAACGGCGATGTCGATTTGCTTGGGGTGATGTCAGTTTTGCCGAGCTACTGCTGTACAATATGCGTCATGTCCAAGAAATCGCAGCGCAGTTGAGCTTGTTCCTCGGACAGAAAGGAGTTTCAGTTCCAGACTCTGTTCCCACTGCCAGAAACAATGCCGCCTAACAAAATGTCCTGCCCACAGCCCTTTCTCTGGCCTGCGTTGAGATCCGAAGCAGGTGGCTTTGTTATGCAGGCAGTGAGCCGTTAGGAAGCCAACTGTAGGAATGTAAGATGTACAATGAAGCTTAACCCTGACACTACTCCATCAAACTTCGTAGTGCAGATGAAGCACAGGCTATTGGCTGATACTTTACTAAATCATAGCAACAGGAAATTTTAGTGTATGGCATACAAGAGACAAGCCGGCAAATCAACTCGTGAGATGGCAAATCAACGTCGTAAATCTGTGTTACAGATCGCAATTATTGGGATTGGGATCCTGATCGTATTGACATTGTTTGCGTCAAACACGAAGGCATTCGGAGGTATTGGCATACTTATTTTCCTTGTGCTCATGGGAGTCTTGAGAAATTTTTTTGAAGGACAAATAGACAGAGCAGCCAAACAGGCAAAGCAAGCACTTCGTGGAGCAAAAGCTGAAGAGAAGATTGGTGAATTGTTAGAACAACTACCCAACGATGAGTATTATGTCCTGCACGACGTTAAAAGCCCAATACGGAAATATAGACCACATTGTTATTAAGAAAAACTGCGGAATATTTTTACTCGAAACTAAAGCGCATGGCGGCAGAGTTGAAATCGACGGGGACTCTCTTCTAGTGAATGGAAAATTACCTGAAAAAGATTTTATTTTTCAGGTACTTCGAAATACTTATTGGTTGCGAGATCAAATAGGCAATATCGTTGGTTCAAAACCCTGGATAACGCCGATTATTGTGTTCACCAATGCATTTGTGCCTCTTAACCATCCGATAAAAGGTGTCTATATAGTAAATAAAAAATATCTGCTACCTTTGTTACGTAGAAAATATAGACCAAACAACGTTCTGGCGAGAATTTGGGAAGCCAAGGAAGAAATAGATAGTGAGTTGTCGTAAAAACGGTGAGGCTTGTGAACGAAAGTCAGCTAACTCCCCCACTTCCTGGCAAACAGCCCCTTACCTAACATACGTTGAACCCCACGCCAGGCAGCTTCGTTCTACAGGCCGCACACCTGCCGCTCACAAGAGCATTTCCAGTATTTTCTGCTGCAATGGTTGACTACGCAGGAATAGTATCGTGCCATCAGATGCGCAAGGTTCACGGCTAGCTTCTCTACCGGTGTTGCGTGTGCAGTCAGTAGCGCTTTTCGGAGTTCTCGGCTTCGGGTTGCATTCGATGACCAGACAACTCAGAGATGGGCGACGCTGCTGAGGTACACCAGCACGGGCGGGTTGGGAACCCGTCCCTGCCATGGTTTCCCTGGGTGCGCGGGCCGCTCGCCCGCAGTGTGCGGTGCGTGGTGATAAACCATCGGTTGGCGCCTCAGCACATCAGCGGGCGAGAAAGGAGTTGAGGCAGTCGGCGATCCCTCCCCTTGCTCGCTTCACCCAACTTGCTCATACAGCCCGAATAACGGTATACTGGCAACAGAGTAGTCGCTTGTGGATTGGAATCTGAAATCTATGCAACCTCATCTGTTTACACCACTGACCATCGGTGATGTCACTTTACGGAATCGCATCGGTATGTCGCCGATGTGCCAGTACAGCGCCAACAATGGCTTTCCCGGTGATTGGCACCTGATGCACCTGGGCGCTCGCGCAGCCGGTGGCGTTGGTCTGGTTATTCTGGAAGCAACCGCGGTGTCGCCAGAAGGTCGGATTTCGCCCTTCGACCTCGGTATCTGGAGCGATGAACACATTCCGGCGCTCGCCCGCCTGGTACGCCTGATCGAGAGCCTTGGGGCAGTGGCCGGGATTCAGTTGGCACACGCCGGCCGAAAGGCAAGTATGGGCCGACCGTGGGAAGGGAGTAAGCTGGTGCCCCCCGAAGCTGGTGGCTGGTCGGTGGTGGGGCCAACCGCCGAGCCGTTTGCTCCTGGCTACCCGACCCCAACGCCGCTCGATGCGCGTGGGATTGCGAAAGTGGTTGATGATTTCGCCGCCGCTACCCGCCGGGCATTGGCTGCCGGTTTTCGTTGGGTCGAGATCCACGCCGCTCATGGTTATCTGCTCCACAACTTCCTCTCACCTATCGGAAATACGCGCAGTGATGCCTATGGCGGTGATCTGCATGGCCGTGCACGCCTACTACGCGAAGTAACTGCCGCAGTACGGGCAGCGTGGCCAGCTCACTTGCCGCTCGCCGTGCGGCTGTCTTGCACCGATTGGACACCAGCCGGTTTGACGATTGCCGATACGGTGGAAGTAGCCCATATGCTGCGAGCAGAGGGGGTTGATCTGATCGACTGTAGTTCAGGAGGAATTGCTCCCGGTATTCCTATCCCGGTCGGCGAGGGCTATCAGGTGCCATTTGCCGCACAGGTGCGCCGGGAAGCTCAGATCGCGACCGCGGCAGTCGGCATGATTACCCGACCTGAGCATGCTGATGCGATTGTACGCAACGGTGAGGCCGATCTGGTCTTGTTGGGACGCGAGCTGTTGCGCGATCCAAACTGGCCGCTCCGTGCCGCCCGCGCTCTCGGTTATGAACTAGCGCCGCCGCCGCAATATCTGCGCGCATGGTGAGATGAGGAGGGACCTTCATGCCAACACCCGGTTCAATTGTGCGCTGTCGGGAACGCGATTGGGTGCTCTTGCCGGGTTCTGACAATGATCGCCTGTTGCTGCGCCCGTTGACCGGACGGAGTGATGAGGTGGTGGCGATCTCGCGGCAGTTGAGTGAGGAGCTGAGGTACGACCTGCCGACTGAGGGGGTGAGTGATGCGCGTTTCCCCCTGCCCACCGTAGACGACATCCAGGACGCACAGGCGACGATGTTGCTCTGGCAGGCGGCACGAATGGCGCTCCGCGATGGCGCCACGCCGTTGCGCTCGCCGGGACGAATCTCGATCCGGCCTCGTTTGTACCAGTTTGTGCCGCTGCTGATGGCGCTACGCTTACAACCGGTACGGTTGCTGATCGCCGATGATGTTGGGGTGGGCAAGACGATTGAAGCTCTGCTGATTGCTCGTGAACTGTGGGATCGGGGTGAGATTCGGCGGCTGGCCGTGCTCTGTCCACCGTACCTGTGTGAGCAGTGGCAACATGAATTGCAGCAGAAGTTCCAGCTCGATGCAGTTGTGCTTCGTCCAGGTACGATTGCGCAGCTCGAACGGCAAACACCTCGCGGGCGCGACATCTATCAGCACTTCCCGGTGCAGGTAATCAGCATCGATTGGCTCAAGCTGGATTGGAATCGTCACCGTTTCCTGTTATTTTGTCCCGACCTGGTGATTGTTGATGAGGCGCACAGTGCGGTACCGGCAGCCGAAACGGGACGGCAGTTGCGCTATGAGTTGGTGCGCGAGATTGCTGCTGAACGTAACCGTCATCTGATACTGTTGACAGCAACGCCGCATAGTGGCGCACCGGCGACATTCCGTTCACTGATTGGATTGCTCGATCCGGAGTTTGCCGATTGGGATGTGAGTAATCTGAGCGAAAAACAGCGGCTCCGTCTGGCCCGTCACTTTGTGCAGCGTACTCGTGCCGACATCGAACACGGCTGGGCCGATGGCCTGCCTTGTTTTCCGCAACGTGAATTGCTCGATGAGCAGTATCAGCTCACGCCCGCTTATTACGAACTCTTTAACGATGTGTATTCCTTCTGCGTCGGCCTGGTTAGCAGTAGCTCAACTCTGCGTGAGACCCAACGACGGGTCCGTTACTGGGCGGCGCTTTCGCTGCTACGCTGCGTGATGTCCAGTCCGGCGGCGGCAGTCGCTGCCTTACGTAATCGGGCGGCCCGACTACACGCTGATGACGATGCCGCAGTTGATGATACCTTCTGGCAGGGATTGGTGTTTGAATCCGATGAGACCGAGACCGATGAC comes from Chloroflexus sp. Y-396-1 and encodes:
- a CDS encoding MFS transporter; translation: MISRAGMNAAQRYLLTVGMLTIGLTVGWLFATIAYADLGYASYRLHVPLFGDLALIGLLNSVAVLAGGLTGPLAWQAVRHLGARPALMIGCLLHSLALLTLSLAPAADRLSPLTAWLLLAGVALSGPASVMFNLAGPPLMMQLSGAAGPDRLFARSAALMLIINGAGSLLSGQLTTVWLWLFGDSAPIPPYQLNALSSALVVILATLPLVGLRVQPLPTATVVAGNRSFNDFWRAIRQGLVFVPGPLLISLGAALFIPYLSLFFRQRFAAPDTIIGLLLALISVTTGLATLPVPHLAARIGRLPAVVLTQALAIPCLVALAFAPSLPLAALIAIVRGMLMNMATPLFEAEALAQASPTHHATVTGMIRAAASVGYIAGPTLSAELQRTVGFTAIFLIAALCYTAAVLVNATIVVWRRGMSTSYSHFQK
- a CDS encoding GH1 family beta-glucosidase, coding for MNTQAHFPPNFLWGAATAAYQIEGAWNEDGKGESIWDRFVRRPGAIANGDTGDVACDHYHRYKEDLDHMAALGLKAYRFSISWPRIFPTGAGQPNQRGLDFYRRLIDGLHQRNILPVVTLYHWDLPQALEDRGGWTRRDTALRFAEYADYLFRTIGGDVALWATHNEPFIQAFYGYGNGENAPGKRVPWKVLAVVHHLLLSHGLAVSAFRAVRPRPARSDMPSPQIGIVLMIWPQYPASDRPADHKAAQRVDGIMNRLFLEPLFCRRYPADIVEHFARRFVFVPIRPGDLEIISQPIDFLGINTYTRLFNAMDWREPFVMAKQVPGPLPKTAMGWEIYPDCIIEALQKARQYTSLPLYITENGAAFDDPAPSATDQVVEDPQRVAYLQAHIEVCRRALALGIDLRGYFVWSLLDNFEWAKGYSKRFGIIYTDYATQRRVWKRSAYVYRDIIARNGL
- a CDS encoding AarF/ABC1/UbiB kinase family protein; this encodes MREPISIQATDTTTAVPKPTEPPRFRPRERFLRVSSFFLGVVIHIYIWDIFLARFAIFRWYVQRTMLRRWVNIARRFRMMAVELGGMQIKLGQFLSSRADIIPEVVRRELTGLQDEVPPAPAGHVLEVILEELGAPPSEIFRSFETECVAAASLGQVHYAVLHDGREVAVKVQRPWIDKIIEVDLSAVTWVVRLIKNYPPIRRRADLEALLAEFARVLVQELDYVQEARSAATFRQNFANHPGIYIPEPIFELTTRRVLVMERISGVKITDLHTLDQLGVSRLELAARLNNCYLKQFFIDGFFHADPHPGNLFVRVETSLAPRKPTAPPVPTSNNGYHAIEAELPIDTAPPEVPSGTPFTLIFVDFGMVGRLPPQTMEVMRQGVLGLATNDADRILNALEQLNMILPGADRRAIKSAIETMLRYSFNRTVRELTNLDVEAIMAETKDLIYDLPFQIPQDLLYLGRALSMVAGLATEIYPDINLFEELRPFARAMLAQEQRNGNWLEKFQQEITELGQILLALPRQMDAYYRAANRGELQTRSDLSRLERSMKRVERATDRLMGGMLATGLFLGGVQLRTRGLEREAKRAWWAAAAAILWALWPRNDRW
- a CDS encoding NADH:flavin oxidoreductase/NADH oxidase, which gives rise to MQPHLFTPLTIGDVTLRNRIGMSPMCQYSANNGFPGDWHLMHLGARAAGGVGLVILEATAVSPEGRISPFDLGIWSDEHIPALARLVRLIESLGAVAGIQLAHAGRKASMGRPWEGSKLVPPEAGGWSVVGPTAEPFAPGYPTPTPLDARGIAKVVDDFAAATRRALAAGFRWVEIHAAHGYLLHNFLSPIGNTRSDAYGGDLHGRARLLREVTAAVRAAWPAHLPLAVRLSCTDWTPAGLTIADTVEVAHMLRAEGVDLIDCSSGGIAPGIPIPVGEGYQVPFAAQVRREAQIATAAVGMITRPEHADAIVRNGEADLVLLGRELLRDPNWPLRAARALGYELAPPPQYLRAW
- a CDS encoding DinB family protein, encoding MNVPWKSIVWSQFGAAIDTLEDMIRTCPDELWRGRLWETSLTRPEYAELWYRVYHALFWLDLYLTGAEEGFAPPAPFKLIEMEDDDLPERVYTKDELQAYLEYGRKRCQTTIEALTDETAQRRCRFAWGDVSFAELLLYNMRHVQEIAAQLSLFLGQKGVSVPDSVPTARNNAA
- a CDS encoding nuclease-related domain-containing protein; protein product: MSCTTLKAQYGNIDHIVIKKNCGIFLLETKAHGGRVEIDGDSLLVNGKLPEKDFIFQVLRNTYWLRDQIGNIVGSKPWITPIIVFTNAFVPLNHPIKGVYIVNKKYLLPLLRRKYRPNNVLARIWEAKEEIDSELS
- a CDS encoding carboxypeptidase M32, with the translated sequence MEHRLQELRARLQEIDDLNSAAAVLNWDQSTYMPPGGAAARARQLATLSRLAHQKSTDPDLGKLLAELMPYAETLPYEHPNAALIRVAHRNYERMTRIPADLVSEIAAHTAASYHAWTKARPENDFATMLPYLERTLELSRRVADCFPGYDHPADPLIDFSDYGMRAAVIRELFARLRAELTPLIRAIVAQPPIDDSCLRQYYPRNDQLAFGEHIIQRFGYDFERGRQDLTHHPFMTKFSVGDVRITTRINEHDLGDGLFSTLHESGHAMYEQGIDPAFEATPLCTGVSAGVHESQSRLWENLIGRSRPFWEYFYPELQQTFPQQLGQVPLDTFYRAINRVQPSLIRTDADEVTYNLHVMIRFDLELALLEGSLKIRDLPEAWNARYAEDLGVTVPDYRDGVLQDVHWFGGLIGGAFQGYTLGNILSAQFLAAARAAHPTIDEEIRQGEFTTLHGWLRENIYRYGSIFTPNELIERASGSPLRIEPYMTYLREKYSAIYNL